AGTCCGCGCTGCTCGCCGAGAAGATCGAGGAGATCCTCGACCAGCTCGTCACCGTCGAGGGCAACCCGTTCAGCGTCCCCACGAGCACGCCCCCGGAGCTCGTCGACAACGACCCGCTCGAGGACGTCGACGAGCGCTGGCGCACCGGCGCCATGGGCCTCGGCTGGGATCCGTCGATGGCCCAGGTGGTCATCGAGGCGTACCCGCTCGCGGAGGACGACGACAGCGACGACTTCGACCTGCCGAGCGCCGACGACGACACGGCCGACACCGAGATGCTCGTGGTGCGGATGCCCGTCGGTGCGGCCCGCGCGTTCGCGAAGCGCACCCACGAGATCGTGGGCGCCGGCCGCCCGATCTGCGCCCTGTGCGGCTACCCCATCGACCCCGACGGGCACATCCACACCTTCCCCGACAACTGATGTCGGAGACGGACCTCGTGACCGGCGAGCTCACGCTCACCGGCCGCATCCGCACCGCGTCGAACGCCACGTTCCTCGGCACCATCGGCGACACGGTCGTCGTCTACAAGCCCGTCGACGGCGAGAACCCGCTCTGGGACTTCCCCGACGGCAGGCTCGCCGACCGCGAGGTGGCCGCGTACCGGGTCTCCGAGGCGCTCGGCTGGAACGTCGTCCCGCGCACGTGGCTCCGCGACGGCCCCCTCGGCGAGGGCATGGTGCAGCTCTGGCAGGACGAGGATCCCGACCAGGACGCCGTCGACCTGCTCCCGAGCGACGAGGTGCCCGAGACCGGGTACCGCACGGTGCTCGGCGGCGAGGACCAGGACGGCCGCTCGGTCACCCTCATCCACGAGGACTCCCCCGCCCTCCGTCGCATGGCCGTCTTCGACGTGATCGCCAACAATGCCGACCGCAAGGGCTACCACGTGCTCGCGATGCCCGACGGCCACCGCTTCGGCGTCGACCACGGGCTCACCTTCCATGAGGACCACAAGCTGCGGACGGTGCTGTGGGGGTGGGTCGGGGATCCGCTCACCGCCGGGGAGCTCGCCGGTGTGGATCGGGTGCTCGCGGGGCTGGATGGGGAGTTGGGGCGGGAGTTGTCGGGGCTGCTGACGGCGGAGGAGATCGACGCGCTGCGCGCTCGGTGCACGCGGCTGCGCTCGGAGGCACGCTTCCCTGCGCCCGCTGGCCAACAGTCCGCGGTGCCCTGGCCGTTGTTCTAAAAGCCCGCCGAGGACCGGCCGCCCGTACCCCGGCGCCGCACGCGATTAGTTGTTGAATCATAACTCCACCACGTTCCCATGGTCATGAGGTATTAGGCAACGCGAGGAGAAGGTGAGGAGTTCGGTCGCCCGCCGACGCTCGCCCAGCACGGACACTCGTCATCGTGGTTCGTCCAGTCGCACGCGGCGGGACCTGCGTGGTGGTGCATCCGGCCGAATCGACCAAGCTCTTCAGACCGGTGCTAGCATCGGATCATAACCTCAGGTGAACGGCCTGTTCTTTTAATGACCATGTGCCATGGCTACTCCCCTGTCCCCATGCCGAGTCCGAAGAACCGCTCGAAGAACGAGCCGAGCTTGTCGATAACCCGCCTCTTCGTTTCGCCGCGACCTCCGCCGGCAGCGAAGCGGGAGACCGGCGGCAGAACCCTCGTGATTGCCGTCCCCGCGGTCCGCACCTGACCATCATGGAACGCAGTATCGACGAATGCTCGTGTGGCGTCAGGTCGGAGGTTTTCTTCCACGATTAGCGCCTCGAGCTCGGCCTCCCGCTTGGCTGCGATGAATTCCCACCATTCCTGGTCGAGCTCCCCGTCAACGGAGAGCGATTCGACGAAGTCCTCGATGAGGTCCTTCTTGTTACGCAGTGTCGGGCTCGCTGCAACCGCACGGGAGATCTCAGCAAGGATCTTTTTGTCGTCCCCGTCGCCGCGCTCGTCGCGATACCTCCGGACGAGGATCAGAATGTAGTCGACATTGATCTCGACCTGTTTCATCAGTTCGATCTCAAAGACGACGTCGTCGTTAATCTGCTCCTTGTCAGCATTCTTGTCCTTGCGGAAGTCCGCGTAGAGGTCCAAGTACACGCTGCGGTAATCCTGCCCCTGACGTTCAGTCAGGATCCCATGACCGGTGAACTCATCGAACGAGGTCAGGATGTTCTGCAAGCGCAGGATCGCGCTAAAGAGCTTGATGAAATCCTTCTGTGCGGACTCACCGATGATCGACTGCTCGAGGGGGAATGTGGTCAGTAGCTCAGTGACCTTGTCGACGTAATCGTCGGAGTACTCGCCATACGGTTTGAGCAGAACCACGCCGCGCGCGTCCTTGTTGCCGAACAGCGCGATCGCATCGTTGGTCTCCTCTTCGAGGTCACGGAAGCTGACGATGTTTCCGTACGTCTTCACCGAGTTCAGGATGCGATTGGTGCGGGAGTATGCCTGGATCAACCCGTGAGCGCGCAGGTTCTTGTCGACAAACAGCGTATTCAACGTCGTCGCGTCGAAACCGGTCAGGAACATGTTCACGACGATCACAAGGTCGATCTCGCGCTGCTTGAGCCGGAGGGACAGATCCTTATAGTAGTTCTGGAACCGATCGGCTGACGTGTCGAACGAAGTCCCGAACATGTCGTTGTAGTCCTGGATCGCGTCTTCCAGGAACGACCGCGCGTCCATATTTAGCGCGCCCGTGTCGAAGCCTTCTTCGTCGAGCCCGCCGTCCTCGACCGCGTCGTTCGCGCCGTAAGAATAGATCAGACCAACCTTCAGCCGCCGATCCGACGGCAGACCCCTCTGCTGCAACTGGAAGTGGTTGTAATAGACGCGGGCCGCCTCGATCGATGCGCTCGCGAACAGTGCGTTGAACCCCCGAACCCGCCGCTCACCCAGCGCGTAGTGCTCGGCACGCTTCGTCTTCTGGTCGAAGTGCTCGAGTGTGTAGCCCACAATCTGACTGATCCGCTCAGGAGCGACCAGCGCCTTCTCGGTGTCGATCGCAGAGACCTGCATATCTACCACGTTGCCGACTTTGACTGTATTGACGTAGTCGATCCGGAACGGCAGAACGTTCCTGTCGGTGATCGCGTCCACAATCGTGTAGGTGTGCAGCTTCTCCCCGAAGGCCTGCTCGGTGGTCTTCAGCTGCGGATTCCCGCCGCTCCCAGAGTTCACCGCGAAGATCGGCGTGCCGGTGAAACCGAAGAGGTTGTACCGTTTGAACGCCTTCGTGATCGAAACATGCAT
This is a stretch of genomic DNA from Clavibacter zhangzhiyongii. It encodes these proteins:
- a CDS encoding DUF3090 domain-containing protein — protein: MPTRALEFDWPDRAVVGTIGLPGARTFYFQVRSGPQLVTIALEKQQSALLAEKIEEILDQLVTVEGNPFSVPTSTPPELVDNDPLEDVDERWRTGAMGLGWDPSMAQVVIEAYPLAEDDDSDDFDLPSADDDTADTEMLVVRMPVGAARAFAKRTHEIVGAGRPICALCGYPIDPDGHIHTFPDN
- a CDS encoding SCO1664 family protein, which produces MSETDLVTGELTLTGRIRTASNATFLGTIGDTVVVYKPVDGENPLWDFPDGRLADREVAAYRVSEALGWNVVPRTWLRDGPLGEGMVQLWQDEDPDQDAVDLLPSDEVPETGYRTVLGGEDQDGRSVTLIHEDSPALRRMAVFDVIANNADRKGYHVLAMPDGHRFGVDHGLTFHEDHKLRTVLWGWVGDPLTAGELAGVDRVLAGLDGELGRELSGLLTAEEIDALRARCTRLRSEARFPAPAGQQSAVPWPLF
- a CDS encoding type I restriction endonuclease subunit R — translated: MTNQHLHYAPIAMSSESTVVALYSPDGFGAGAYQSEAELERELIRLLQSQAYEYLPISSEAQLVSNLRVQLEALNAIAFSDAEWGHFFNERIAGVNEGIADKTVRIQEDHVQLLKRDDGSIKNIMLIDKQNIHNNRLQLVNQYETGQSEGGSAPSNRYDVTVLVNGLPLVHVELKRRGVDIREAFNQIDRYQRDSFWAGSGLFEYVQLFVISNGTLTKYYSNTTRREHLSEASGAKRVRKTSNSFEFTSWWADAQNKPIADLSAFARTFFAKHSLLNVLTKYCVLTADRMLLVMRPYQIVATERILQRIDVSTNYKTLGSLAAGGYVWHTTGSGKTLTSFKAAQLASKLPSVDKMLFVVDRKDLDYQTMREYDRFEKGAANSNTSTAVLKKQLEDPGARIIITTIQKLSTFIGANKGHAIYDGHVVIIFDECHRSQFGDMHVSITKAFKRYNLFGFTGTPIFAVNSGSGGNPQLKTTEQAFGEKLHTYTIVDAITDRNVLPFRIDYVNTVKVGNVVDMQVSAIDTEKALVAPERISQIVGYTLEHFDQKTKRAEHYALGERRVRGFNALFASASIEAARVYYNHFQLQQRGLPSDRRLKVGLIYSYGANDAVEDGGLDEEGFDTGALNMDARSFLEDAIQDYNDMFGTSFDTSADRFQNYYKDLSLRLKQREIDLVIVVNMFLTGFDATTLNTLFVDKNLRAHGLIQAYSRTNRILNSVKTYGNIVSFRDLEEETNDAIALFGNKDARGVVLLKPYGEYSDDYVDKVTELLTTFPLEQSIIGESAQKDFIKLFSAILRLQNILTSFDEFTGHGILTERQGQDYRSVYLDLYADFRKDKNADKEQINDDVVFEIELMKQVEINVDYILILVRRYRDERGDGDDKKILAEISRAVAASPTLRNKKDLIEDFVESLSVDGELDQEWWEFIAAKREAELEALIVEENLRPDATRAFVDTAFHDGQVRTAGTAITRVLPPVSRFAAGGGRGETKRRVIDKLGSFFERFFGLGMGTGE